From the Pedobacter cryoconitis genome, one window contains:
- a CDS encoding alpha-L-fucosidase, whose product MTTMLVTTVTAQSKINPDSIRTKMQWFADAKLGIFVHWGIYAVNGIDESWSFYNKKISHVDYMKQLKGFTAARYNPEEWAALIKESGAKYAVMTTKHHDGVALWNTKQKHYSVVKNTPAKRDLLTPFYAALDKQGIKRGAYYSLIDWSSPDYPAFTKDSTRYKISDDPARWQRFLTFNQAQIDEVNKTFKPDLWWFDGDWEHSAAEWKAPLIRQNILKIKPDAILNGRLQGYGDYDTPEQNFPVSRPHFNWWELCMTINNNWGYQPQDTAWKTPAEVISIFADAISNGGNMLLDIGPKEDGTIPEQEVHILKELGKWNKKNGEAIFNTLGGLPQGHFYGPTTLSKDSATLYLFLPGKVSGNVVVKGLKNTIKKIRIVGTSRTIEPKIVGKISWSPVPGLVFIDIPEDTQDEYMSVLALELDKPVSLYQGQGGLK is encoded by the coding sequence ATGACTACGATGCTTGTTACTACTGTAACAGCACAATCAAAGATTAATCCTGATTCCATCAGGACTAAAATGCAATGGTTTGCCGATGCAAAACTCGGCATATTTGTTCACTGGGGTATTTATGCAGTAAACGGGATTGATGAAAGCTGGAGCTTTTACAATAAAAAGATTAGCCATGTTGATTATATGAAACAGCTAAAAGGCTTTACTGCTGCCCGGTACAATCCTGAAGAATGGGCTGCACTGATCAAGGAGAGCGGAGCTAAATATGCGGTGATGACCACCAAACATCACGATGGTGTTGCACTTTGGAACACGAAACAAAAACACTATAGTGTTGTGAAAAATACACCTGCAAAAAGAGATCTGCTCACTCCATTTTATGCTGCCCTGGATAAACAGGGGATTAAGCGTGGCGCTTATTATTCTTTGATAGATTGGAGTTCGCCAGATTATCCGGCATTTACAAAAGATAGTACGCGTTATAAAATAAGTGATGATCCGGCACGCTGGCAGCGCTTTCTGACCTTTAACCAGGCTCAGATCGACGAAGTAAATAAAACATTCAAACCTGATTTGTGGTGGTTTGATGGCGATTGGGAACATTCCGCGGCAGAATGGAAAGCACCGTTAATCCGTCAGAATATCTTAAAAATCAAGCCAGATGCTATCCTGAACGGACGCTTGCAGGGTTATGGCGATTATGATACTCCTGAACAGAATTTCCCGGTCAGCAGACCTCATTTTAACTGGTGGGAGCTTTGTATGACAATTAATAATAACTGGGGTTATCAGCCACAGGACACCGCATGGAAAACACCTGCTGAAGTGATTTCTATTTTTGCAGATGCGATCAGCAATGGCGGAAATATGCTGCTGGATATTGGCCCGAAAGAAGATGGAACCATACCTGAACAGGAGGTTCATATTCTGAAAGAACTGGGTAAATGGAATAAGAAAAATGGGGAAGCCATCTTTAATACATTAGGTGGTTTACCACAAGGCCATTTCTATGGGCCTACTACTTTATCAAAAGATTCTGCTACGTTGTATTTATTCCTTCCGGGGAAGGTTTCCGGAAATGTAGTAGTGAAAGGATTGAAAAATACGATTAAGAAAATCCGTATAGTTGGTACTTCCAGAACAATTGAACCCAAAATTGTTGGGAAAATCTCCTGGAGCCCGGTCCCGGGATTAGTATTTATTGATATTCCTGAAGATACACAGGATGAATACATGTCGGTACTGGCGCTGGAGCTCGATAAGCCAGTAAGCTTATATCAAGGTCAGGGAGGGCTGAAATAG
- a CDS encoding Gfo/Idh/MocA family protein gives MTLNKKNLRVLVVGCGNMGASHATAYHILEGFEICGLVSTGNSKVVLNERLGGNYPLFSDYEEALKATSPDAVCIATYPDTHEAFAVKAMENGCHVFIEKPLADSLEGAQRVVDAAQKFGKKLLVGYILRYHPSWQKFIELSSELGKPLVMRMNLNQQSQGAKWTVHRNLLKSLSPIVDCGVHYIDVMCQMTRSKPVQVNAIGARLTSDISEDTYNYGQLQIRFEDGSIGWYESGWGPMMSETAFFIKDVIGPEGAVSIVAKDAGGAGKSASIAAHTKTESIKVHYAALDDQDRFLKQDTWIDLVDEPDHQELCNREQRYFLKSILENIDLTNPSNDAINSLRIAFACDESVKTGQTVLLS, from the coding sequence ATGACTTTAAATAAAAAGAACCTGCGGGTACTTGTAGTAGGTTGCGGTAACATGGGGGCTTCCCATGCTACCGCTTACCATATTTTAGAAGGGTTTGAAATCTGCGGACTGGTTTCAACAGGAAATAGTAAAGTAGTTTTAAATGAACGGTTAGGGGGTAATTATCCCCTGTTCAGTGATTATGAAGAGGCCTTAAAAGCTACCAGTCCGGATGCGGTCTGTATTGCTACTTATCCGGATACGCATGAGGCATTTGCAGTTAAAGCGATGGAAAATGGGTGTCATGTTTTTATTGAGAAACCACTGGCTGATTCTCTGGAAGGTGCGCAGCGTGTGGTCGATGCAGCTCAAAAATTTGGTAAGAAGTTATTGGTGGGATATATTTTACGTTATCATCCTTCCTGGCAGAAGTTTATTGAGCTGTCTTCAGAATTAGGTAAACCACTGGTGATGCGGATGAACCTGAATCAGCAGAGCCAGGGAGCGAAATGGACGGTACACCGTAACCTTTTGAAGAGTTTAAGCCCTATAGTAGACTGTGGAGTACATTATATTGATGTCATGTGCCAGATGACGCGGTCTAAACCTGTTCAGGTCAATGCGATTGGTGCAAGGCTTACGTCTGATATCAGTGAGGACACCTATAACTACGGACAGTTGCAGATTCGTTTCGAAGATGGTTCAATAGGATGGTATGAGTCCGGATGGGGCCCTATGATGAGTGAAACTGCTTTTTTTATTAAGGATGTGATCGGGCCGGAAGGAGCAGTGTCAATTGTAGCAAAAGATGCAGGGGGGGCAGGTAAATCGGCTTCTATAGCGGCACATACAAAAACTGAATCCATAAAAGTACATTATGCAGCGCTGGATGATCAGGATCGTTTTCTAAAACAAGATACCTGGATTGATCTTGTCGATGAACCAGACCATCAGGAGCTTTGCAATCGGGAACAACGTTATTTCCTAAAGTCAATTTTAGAAAATATAGATTTGACGAACCCTTCAAACGATGCGATAAATAGTTTGAGAATTGCATTTGCTTGTGATGAATCGGTCAAAACCGGGCAAACAGTATTGCTTTCTTAG
- a CDS encoding response regulator transcription factor → MLVFGTEMELITFIFVLFECLIFFFQFIYYLFRPQDKKRLFYLILLFLLLIYNFGANLFPDERIPLPIILQNIIAYSSGFLMAAYIPYYFYKVYDLKKLRFLAYYGTLLFIVAPFVLFFIIGYSLDGDLDNASQRGLFIPMLYGGYFVYAIFKEVYKKLKENVNSENIINAVIVCCAVLPWSILPVIVYMDCSQTIEVLVCNSGFCIMTIIFIRQSIKESKAEYKLLQEMNKGQIKQEERYELNCKLYNLTARETGIVKLIDKGLKYKSIAEELFISERTVSKHVQNIFIKVGVSNKVELIKKLNE, encoded by the coding sequence ATGCTAGTATTCGGTACAGAAATGGAGCTGATAACCTTCATTTTTGTGTTATTCGAATGTCTTATATTCTTTTTTCAGTTTATCTATTACTTGTTCAGACCGCAGGATAAAAAAAGATTATTCTACCTGATCTTACTGTTTTTATTGCTGATTTATAATTTCGGTGCGAATCTTTTTCCTGATGAGCGGATCCCACTGCCCATTATTCTTCAGAATATTATCGCTTACAGTAGTGGTTTTTTGATGGCTGCTTATATTCCTTATTATTTTTATAAGGTATATGATTTGAAGAAACTTCGTTTTCTGGCCTATTATGGAACATTGCTGTTTATCGTTGCTCCTTTTGTCTTATTTTTTATTATTGGTTACTCTCTGGACGGAGACCTGGATAATGCCAGTCAGCGGGGACTTTTTATACCCATGTTATATGGTGGATATTTTGTCTATGCGATTTTTAAAGAGGTTTATAAAAAGCTAAAGGAGAATGTAAACAGTGAAAATATTATCAATGCTGTGATTGTCTGCTGTGCTGTTTTACCCTGGTCAATTTTGCCTGTTATTGTTTATATGGATTGCAGTCAGACCATAGAGGTGCTGGTGTGTAACAGTGGTTTCTGTATCATGACTATTATTTTTATCAGGCAATCTATTAAAGAGTCGAAAGCTGAATATAAGTTATTGCAGGAGATGAACAAAGGACAAATCAAACAGGAAGAAAGGTATGAACTGAATTGTAAACTTTACAATTTGACGGCCAGGGAAACGGGAATTGTAAAACTGATCGATAAGGGATTAAAGTATAAATCTATTGCAGAAGAATTGTTTATTTCCGAGAGAACGGTGTCTAAACATGTTCAAAATATCTTTATAAAAGTTGGAGTGTCCAATAAAGTGGAGCTGATCAAAAAACTTAACGAATAA
- a CDS encoding GyrI-like domain-containing protein, which translates to MRKLDLTKLFKTYYSAGKAPALLDLDQANYIAISGIGDPNDQSFAAKVQALYATAYAIKFMHKAINQDFVVSKLEGLWDLDAQTPRSKWKYKLLIRMPAYIRQDSLCTAIEQVCSKKQIILAKEIELYTMRENNVVQVLHTGSFSAEPEAIQQLHAFIARKGLEKTGLHHEVYLSDFRNTVPEKLKTILRQPVR; encoded by the coding sequence ATGAGAAAATTAGACTTGACAAAACTTTTTAAAACTTATTACTCCGCAGGTAAAGCTCCCGCTTTATTAGACCTGGATCAAGCTAACTACATAGCCATTTCAGGTATTGGAGACCCAAACGATCAGTCTTTTGCAGCTAAGGTTCAGGCTTTATATGCAACCGCTTATGCCATTAAGTTTATGCATAAGGCAATAAACCAGGATTTCGTGGTCTCCAAACTGGAAGGTTTATGGGATCTTGACGCACAAACGCCCCGTTCAAAATGGAAATACAAATTGTTGATTCGTATGCCAGCTTATATCCGGCAAGACTCCTTGTGTACTGCTATTGAACAGGTCTGTTCAAAAAAGCAAATAATCCTGGCCAAAGAAATAGAGCTTTATACGATGCGGGAAAATAACGTAGTACAGGTGCTGCATACCGGGTCATTTAGTGCAGAACCCGAAGCAATACAACAATTGCATGCCTTTATTGCCAGGAAAGGCCTGGAGAAAACCGGATTACATCACGAAGTGTATTTGAGTGATTTTCGGAACACTGTCCCTGAAAAGCTAAAGACAATATTACGTCAGCCCGTAAGATAA
- a CDS encoding sugar porter family MFS transporter encodes MNLKNEPQVSSPKSTLFLIAITLVATLGGLLFGFDMAVISGVLPFVKQQFSLSPAAEGWFVSSALVGCIIGVAFAGELSDRFGRKKLLMLSALLFLCSAIGTAGSIDYTLLILARMMGGMGVGVASIVAPLYISEIAPAAIRGRLVTCYQLAITAGILVAYLTNAGLLSLSLTYQHQSLGELLNYIVIQEVWRSMLGLGVIPSLLFLIGLCFVPESPRWLIYQGREQEGINILTRISGSASAAADVFLLKKTPKQESGSYKELFAKEMRRPLLIGLLLPLFSQFSGINAIIYYGPRILNDAGVNITNALSGQIIFGLANFLFTLIAVWKVDQMGRRPLYIIGSVGATISLFFTGWCFYSGATNSIALVISIILFLACFAFSIGPLKFVIASEIFPTRIRGRAMGLSIMIMWIADTIVGQLTPLLLGSAGAAVTFWFFASCCLVSFIVVCKMVPETKGKSLEEVQDIFIH; translated from the coding sequence ATGAACCTTAAGAATGAACCACAGGTTTCCTCTCCAAAATCAACGCTCTTTTTAATCGCTATTACCTTAGTGGCCACGTTGGGTGGCCTGCTTTTCGGCTTTGATATGGCTGTTATTTCTGGCGTATTACCTTTTGTAAAACAACAGTTTAGTTTGTCACCAGCAGCAGAAGGCTGGTTTGTTTCCTCTGCGCTGGTCGGCTGTATTATCGGAGTTGCGTTTGCCGGAGAACTGAGCGACCGTTTTGGCAGGAAGAAATTGCTGATGCTATCGGCTCTGCTGTTCTTATGCTCGGCAATTGGTACGGCCGGCTCTATTGATTATACCTTATTAATTCTGGCAAGGATGATGGGCGGCATGGGTGTCGGTGTGGCGTCCATTGTCGCCCCCTTGTATATTTCAGAAATAGCCCCCGCTGCTATCCGCGGCCGGCTGGTTACCTGTTATCAACTGGCGATAACAGCAGGGATTCTCGTGGCTTATCTGACCAATGCGGGGTTATTAAGCTTATCATTAACTTATCAGCATCAGTCATTAGGAGAGCTATTAAATTATATAGTGATTCAGGAGGTCTGGAGATCGATGCTTGGTTTAGGTGTTATTCCATCCTTGTTATTTTTAATTGGGTTGTGTTTTGTGCCTGAAAGCCCGAGGTGGCTGATCTATCAGGGCAGGGAGCAGGAAGGAATAAATATCTTAACCAGGATCAGTGGTTCAGCAAGCGCAGCTGCGGATGTTTTCCTGCTTAAAAAAACGCCAAAACAAGAATCAGGCTCTTATAAAGAATTATTTGCGAAAGAGATGAGGAGGCCGTTATTGATTGGGTTGTTACTCCCTTTATTCTCTCAGTTTAGCGGGATCAATGCGATTATTTATTATGGCCCCCGTATTTTAAATGATGCAGGGGTCAATATAACCAATGCTTTGTCAGGACAGATCATTTTCGGTTTGGCGAACTTCCTTTTTACCCTGATTGCGGTATGGAAAGTTGACCAGATGGGCCGCAGGCCTCTTTATATTATTGGTTCTGTTGGTGCGACTATTTCTTTGTTTTTCACAGGCTGGTGCTTTTACAGCGGAGCCACAAACAGTATTGCGCTGGTTATAAGTATTATTTTATTTCTCGCCTGTTTTGCCTTCTCTATAGGGCCTTTAAAATTTGTAATTGCTTCAGAGATTTTTCCAACACGAATTCGCGGAAGAGCCATGGGATTAAGTATCATGATCATGTGGATTGCAGATACGATAGTGGGTCAGCTAACTCCTTTACTGCTGGGGTCTGCTGGTGCAGCTGTCACGTTCTGGTTTTTCGCTTCCTGCTGCCTGGTTTCATTTATAGTGGTCTGCAAAATGGTACCCGAAACTAAAGGAAAGTCACTGGAAGAGGTACAGGATATCTTTATACATTAG
- a CDS encoding glycoside hydrolase family 38 C-terminal domain-containing protein produces the protein MGTIPKKHQFKILFIAFLTLNSFNISAQQAIFTDIQLQPTIAYLKYKGESRRMVRLIFKNGKNYQQGEISVSFNNLTEKIIIPANNKGAESLEIPLPGIPVKKATQATVSVSINHQIYTARCIVEPSRSWNIYVLPHSHVDIGYTNTQAKVLKLHLDNIDEAIALAEKTKDYPAAARFKWTTEAIWVVDNYLSLASQEKKNRFWNAVKKGWISLDGAYGNINTSLTDSRQLMQMFAKSQKLAKEQGIEINTLFQGDVPGASWGLAAQVEQTGIRYFLSGPNASDRIGNLAKWQDKPFYWLSPSGQQKLLFWQCQPYSLGYQLKGDKIPNFFTIKDPKPFYTGHPSENFLNPYLFDYLDELAQKGFPYDMSILTWAMSDNAPIDPELPDAVKAWNEKYASPQLIITSTQQFFTDFEQKYAAEIPFFAGDYTEYWTDGVSSAAKETALSRNLSDQLKQADAVWAIRNKSSYPVQRFEESWKNLLLFNEHTWGAFNSVSHPDDEKVKSEWAVKQSYVLKAKEIIDTLSTQSLKSDLNKANQIDVYNTVSWSRTAIVYVPASLSKNGDLVKNSSGKPIVSQRLSTGELAFVAEQVPQMGKSTFSIHPGKAYSKSPGTNRLAGNTISNGVYQIELAPQTGDIKKLIKLADHRNYLSADSAGLNQYLYMPGDSIEKIQTSSNARITVKEKGPVVNSLLITSAAPGTNGITREIRLITGLDQIELINTINKKAIRTKESVHFAFPFHVPDAKVRYSIPWGSITAETDQLPYSNRNWYTMQRWIDVSNNRYGITLSSPDAPLFEIGKITTANLLGGLPHAPLWLSFTPQSSRIYSWVMNNLWHTNFKADQQGLVTFHYFITAHENGYDSYQANQTGLNNHQPLLVAPAAENIEKGLPFAIQGNNVYIEAIKKADDGKRILLQLVNCGDQDSEVNINPKNNSSLNIWESDLLETRKKSLKNHFNLPSKGMMTICIEN, from the coding sequence ATGGGAACCATACCTAAAAAACATCAATTTAAAATACTATTTATTGCTTTTCTAACCTTGAACAGCTTTAATATATCTGCTCAGCAAGCTATTTTTACGGACATTCAACTACAACCAACCATAGCTTATTTAAAGTATAAGGGGGAAAGCAGAAGGATGGTCAGGTTGATTTTTAAAAACGGAAAAAACTATCAGCAAGGAGAAATCTCTGTATCTTTTAATAACTTAACGGAAAAGATCATTATCCCTGCAAATAACAAAGGAGCTGAGTCTTTGGAAATCCCTTTGCCGGGTATTCCGGTAAAAAAGGCCACACAGGCAACGGTTTCGGTTTCTATTAATCATCAAATCTATACGGCACGCTGCATTGTTGAGCCTTCAAGAAGCTGGAATATCTATGTCCTGCCGCATTCTCATGTGGATATCGGCTATACCAATACACAGGCCAAAGTGCTGAAACTGCATCTGGACAATATTGATGAAGCTATCGCTCTTGCAGAAAAAACAAAAGACTATCCCGCTGCTGCACGCTTCAAATGGACAACTGAAGCGATATGGGTGGTAGATAATTATCTATCGCTTGCCAGTCAGGAGAAAAAAAACAGGTTCTGGAATGCTGTAAAAAAAGGATGGATCAGTTTGGATGGTGCTTATGGAAATATCAATACCAGTCTTACCGATTCCAGACAATTGATGCAAATGTTTGCTAAATCACAAAAACTGGCAAAAGAGCAGGGCATTGAGATCAACACTTTATTTCAGGGTGATGTACCGGGAGCTTCCTGGGGTTTGGCGGCACAAGTTGAACAAACAGGGATCCGGTATTTTCTCTCTGGCCCGAATGCGTCAGACCGCATTGGGAATTTAGCCAAATGGCAGGATAAACCTTTTTACTGGCTCTCCCCTTCTGGCCAGCAGAAACTCCTTTTCTGGCAATGTCAACCTTATTCACTGGGTTATCAGCTCAAAGGAGACAAAATACCTAACTTCTTTACGATTAAAGATCCAAAACCTTTTTACACCGGTCATCCTTCAGAAAACTTCCTTAATCCCTATTTATTTGACTATCTCGATGAGTTGGCACAAAAAGGTTTCCCTTATGATATGTCCATTTTAACCTGGGCGATGAGTGATAATGCGCCAATTGACCCGGAGTTACCGGATGCTGTTAAGGCATGGAATGAAAAATATGCATCTCCGCAGCTGATCATTACTTCTACGCAACAGTTTTTTACTGATTTTGAACAAAAGTATGCGGCTGAAATCCCTTTTTTTGCCGGAGATTATACAGAGTACTGGACTGATGGTGTATCTTCTGCGGCTAAAGAAACTGCACTCAGCCGTAATTTATCTGATCAGCTCAAACAAGCAGATGCGGTATGGGCTATTCGCAACAAATCATCTTATCCTGTTCAGCGTTTTGAGGAAAGCTGGAAAAACTTACTCTTATTTAATGAGCATACCTGGGGTGCGTTTAATAGCGTATCTCATCCTGATGACGAAAAGGTAAAAAGTGAATGGGCAGTCAAACAATCTTATGTATTGAAAGCGAAAGAAATTATTGATACTTTAAGTACGCAGTCTTTAAAAAGCGATCTGAATAAAGCTAACCAGATTGATGTTTACAATACTGTTTCCTGGTCACGTACAGCAATAGTTTATGTGCCTGCATCTTTAAGTAAAAATGGGGATCTCGTTAAAAATTCATCTGGAAAACCCATAGTATCTCAGCGTTTAAGTACTGGTGAGCTGGCTTTTGTAGCAGAACAGGTTCCTCAAATGGGGAAAAGTACTTTTAGTATTCATCCGGGAAAAGCTTATAGCAAAAGTCCGGGAACAAATCGGCTTGCTGGAAATACAATAAGTAACGGAGTTTATCAAATTGAACTGGCACCGCAAACAGGTGACATTAAAAAACTAATTAAGCTCGCTGATCACCGCAATTATCTATCCGCAGATTCTGCCGGCCTGAATCAGTATTTATATATGCCTGGTGATTCTATTGAGAAAATTCAGACGAGTTCAAATGCCAGGATAACTGTCAAAGAGAAAGGGCCTGTGGTTAATAGTTTACTAATTACTTCCGCTGCGCCTGGCACTAACGGAATTACCAGGGAAATACGGTTAATTACTGGCCTTGATCAAATTGAGCTGATTAACACAATTAATAAAAAAGCAATCAGGACGAAGGAAAGTGTTCATTTCGCCTTTCCTTTTCATGTACCGGATGCCAAAGTCCGTTACAGCATTCCATGGGGAAGTATTACTGCAGAAACTGATCAGTTGCCTTATTCAAACAGGAATTGGTATACAATGCAAAGATGGATAGACGTATCAAATAATAGGTATGGGATTACCCTGTCCAGCCCTGATGCCCCATTATTTGAAATTGGAAAGATAACTACGGCCAATCTGCTTGGCGGCTTACCACATGCACCACTCTGGTTATCATTTACGCCACAATCTTCTCGTATTTATTCGTGGGTGATGAATAACTTATGGCATACAAATTTTAAGGCCGATCAGCAAGGACTGGTTACTTTCCATTATTTTATAACGGCACATGAAAACGGATATGATAGTTACCAGGCGAATCAAACCGGGCTCAATAATCATCAGCCGCTGCTCGTCGCACCCGCTGCTGAAAATATAGAAAAAGGATTGCCATTTGCTATTCAAGGAAACAATGTGTACATCGAAGCTATTAAAAAAGCTGATGATGGAAAGCGTATCTTGTTGCAGCTGGTCAATTGTGGGGACCAGGATAGCGAGGTGAACATTAATCCAAAAAACAATTCATCCCTGAATATTTGGGAAAGCGATCTTTTAGAAACACGCAAAAAGTCATTAAAGAACCACTTTAACCTTCCTTCAAAAGGGATGATGACTATTTGTATTGAAAATTGA
- a CDS encoding Gfo/Idh/MocA family protein, whose product MEEQKDSAADNSRRDFIKNSAIAAAAFMIVPRHVLGGKGFLAPSDRLLVAGVGVGGKGESNLSNIYKGGKADIAFLCDVDDRRAANSVKSFPKAKYYKDYREMLDKEGKNIDGVVVSTPDHNHAMIAMAAMQSGKHVYVEKPLAHDIYEARKLTEAAARYRVVTQMGNQGASGDGVRQLQDWCDDGVIGKVHNVYCWTDRPIWPQGIPWPAAGGTPVPKELDWDLWLGSAPNKPYIDKLVPFNWRGWWDYGTGAIGDMGCHLVEPPFRVLGLSTPIDVQCSVGSIYIDEFKRGYFPDSCPPSSHVIMTFEKTKKTKDDLQIHWMDGGIKPARPEELGANEPFGANGVLFEGTKGKMMCDVYGSNPRLLPLSRNNEVHTKQRIERVKGGVDGHYWQWVEAAIAGYGKIQLSSPFDIAGPLTETLLIANLAIRGTEIQKAKATGTGFDYPGRDIKLLWDKQNLRVTNFDEVNQYIKREYRQGWSLGA is encoded by the coding sequence ATGGAAGAGCAAAAAGATTCAGCTGCTGATAATTCAAGAAGAGACTTTATTAAAAACTCTGCGATTGCAGCGGCGGCATTTATGATTGTACCCCGCCATGTTTTGGGAGGAAAGGGGTTTTTAGCACCTAGTGATCGTTTATTAGTTGCCGGCGTTGGAGTTGGTGGAAAAGGAGAGAGTAACTTAAGCAATATCTATAAAGGAGGAAAAGCTGACATTGCTTTTCTCTGTGACGTAGACGACAGAAGAGCTGCTAATTCAGTGAAGAGCTTCCCTAAAGCAAAATATTACAAGGATTACAGGGAAATGCTGGATAAAGAAGGCAAAAATATTGATGGCGTAGTGGTTTCTACGCCAGATCATAACCATGCGATGATTGCTATGGCTGCCATGCAATCAGGAAAACATGTGTATGTAGAGAAGCCTTTGGCGCATGATATTTATGAGGCGCGTAAATTAACAGAAGCGGCAGCTCGTTACCGCGTGGTTACACAAATGGGCAACCAGGGTGCATCAGGAGATGGCGTAAGGCAATTGCAGGACTGGTGTGATGATGGAGTAATTGGAAAGGTACATAATGTATATTGCTGGACTGACCGTCCGATATGGCCACAAGGGATTCCCTGGCCTGCTGCGGGTGGTACTCCTGTTCCTAAAGAGCTGGATTGGGATCTTTGGCTGGGTAGTGCACCCAATAAGCCTTATATCGATAAATTAGTCCCTTTTAACTGGCGGGGCTGGTGGGATTACGGAACCGGAGCAATTGGAGATATGGGCTGTCATTTGGTGGAACCACCTTTCAGGGTATTAGGTCTGAGTACACCTATTGATGTGCAATGCAGCGTTGGCAGCATTTATATAGATGAATTTAAACGTGGATATTTCCCGGATAGTTGTCCTCCTTCAAGCCACGTCATTATGACGTTTGAGAAAACTAAAAAGACGAAAGATGATTTGCAGATTCACTGGATGGATGGGGGGATTAAGCCTGCACGTCCTGAAGAACTTGGTGCAAATGAGCCTTTTGGAGCTAACGGAGTTTTATTTGAAGGAACAAAGGGTAAAATGATGTGTGATGTTTATGGATCTAATCCAAGACTTTTACCTTTATCGCGCAATAATGAAGTACATACCAAACAGAGAATAGAAAGAGTAAAAGGTGGCGTAGACGGACACTATTGGCAATGGGTAGAGGCAGCTATTGCCGGTTACGGTAAAATACAGCTGAGTTCTCCTTTTGATATTGCAGGCCCTTTGACTGAAACACTTTTAATTGCCAACCTGGCAATCAGGGGTACTGAAATTCAAAAAGCTAAAGCAACAGGTACCGGGTTTGATTATCCGGGAAGAGATATTAAATTGCTATGGGATAAGCAAAATCTCAGGGTAACGAATTTTGATGAAGTCAATCAATACATCAAAAGAGAATATCGTCAGGGATGGAGTTTAGGCGCTTAA